The genomic stretch GATCGCCCAAACCGGTTCGTAGGCGATAACCGTCCGCGTGCAATCTTCGGCGGACAAGCCTGCTAGCGATCCGTTGATCTGGTCCCGAATGACATTGTGCGTCTGGCCCGCCGATCGTTGGTCCAAGGTCTCGCCCACGCACACGATCGGCGTTAGTCCGGCCGCAAGTGCTGCCACGGTTTTGCCGCGCACCTGGTCGTCGGTTTCGCCCATGATGTGTCGGCGCTCGCTATGGCCGAGAATCACATACCGGCAGCCCAAGTCGACGAGCATCTCGGAACACGTTTCGCCCGTAAAGGCGCCGTACGGTTCCGGGTAGACATTCTGGGCACCTAGTGCCACGGCACTCCCTTTTAGTGCCGCACCCACGACGTCCAAATAGACATTCGGAGGGCAGACCAATAGATCGACCGCAGTATATTCGCCGGCCTTCGACGCGACAGCCTGCGCGAGCGCCACGGCGCCAGCCCGCTGCAAATTCATCTTCCAATTGCCCGCGATCAGCGGTCGCCTCATACGGTCGCTCCTGCCGGTTGTGAAATCGACTTGCCCAGCAGTTCGGCTAGCTTGCGCATTTGCTCGGCCAACTCGGCGTACTGCTCGGGGAGTAATGCCTGCTCTCCGTCCGAGAGAGCCTCTTCGGGGCAATTGTGGACCTCGATATGAACGCCGTCGGCGCCGGCGGCAATGCCGGCCAACGCACAGGCGGGAATCAAATCGGGCCGCCCCGTGGCATGACTGGGGTCAACGATGATGGGCAGGTGCGAAAGCGTTTTGGCCAATGGCACAGCGGCGACGTCGAACAGATTGCGGGTGGCATTGTCGAAACTCTTGATGCCGCGCTCGCAGAGCACCACGCCCGGATTGCCCTGCGCCAGGATGTACTCGGCGCTCATCAGCAGGTCTTTGATGCTGGCGCTCATGCCGCGCTTCAATAGCACGGGACGGCGCGTCTGGCCGACTTCGGTGAGCAGATTGAAATTCTGCATGTTGCGGGCGCCGATCTGGAACATGTCGGTGTAACGATCGACCAGTTCCACGCGGCGCGGATCCATCACCTCGGTGACGATCGGCATGCCGTACTTGTCGCCGGTTTCGCGGAGAATTTTCAGCCCATCTTCGCCCAACCCCTGGAAGGCATAGGGGCTCGTGCGTGGCTTGAACGCGCCGCCGCGCAAGATGTTCGCGCCGGCCGCCTTTACCGCCGAGGCGATCTTGTCCATGCGATCCGCATTCTCAACCGCGCACGGTCCGGCAATCATGCCCAGGTAGCCGCCGCCAATCTTGACACCGGCCACATCCACCACGCTCGGCTCGGGATGAGCTTCGAGGCTGGCTAGCTTGTAGGGGGGCAGTATGGGCACGACTTGCGCCACGCCCGGAATGGCCTCGAGCGGAGCAACCTGGGTCTTGGCTTCGTCGCCAATGACGCCCACGATCGTGCGAAAGGTGCCGCGACTGAGATGCGCTTTCAGCCCTAAGGCCTCGACCCTGGCAACCACGTGTTCGATTTGCGCTTCGGTGACGTTCGGCTTGAGTACGATGATCACGTTTTCGGCCTGCCGCACAGGTGTTGTCGCCGCCGGATTACGGTTCCGAGTGGCAAAAGTGTGATCCGGGAGTATACCCTACCCGCCCAGGGCGTTGAAGGCGGGAAGCGGGCCGTCGGGCACGGCCTTAGGACGACTGCAAAGTCCCATTTTTATATTCGGGTGGCTAGGGTCGAGCGAAGCGAGACCCCAGTTCGTTGCCACATTCTGGTGGGCGGCGAATACGCCGACCCCAGGCACCGACCGATTTTGCAATCGCACTGGGGACCGCCTCGGAATTCGTGACATCATGCCGCGGTTCTGTTAAAACCGAACGGTAGACGACTGGGCGGTTTGGGCTTAATCGGACCAGACTCGCTCGTGTTGCTTTCCCGCCCGAGAATCGCTGTCCGCCGACCTGCCAGGCTCGCACGGCTGGCAGCCCCACCGCGAGTGGTTGCAGGGGTCAAGATGCTCAAGTTTCGCGTCGCACTTCTCTGCCTGTCGGTGGGCGTGGCCCCGGCCATCGATTCGTCATTCGCCGCGGCGCCCGACGTGGATTACGTGCGTGATGTGAAGCCGTTATTGGCGCGGCATTGTGAGACGTGCCACGGCGCACTGAAGCAGGAGGCCGGCCTGCGGTTGGACTTGGCCGCGCGCATTCGCCAGGGCGGAGATAGCGGCGCGGCGATCGTTCCTGGCAACGGTGCCGGCAGCCTGCTAGTCGAAGCAGTGACGCGTACCGAGAATCGCATGCCGGCCGACGGCGATCCATTGACCGCCGACGAGATTTCGATTCTCAGGCGATGGATCGACGCGGGCGCCACGGCACCTGACGAGGCTGCACCGCCAGACCCACGCCAGCATTGGGCCTTTGTGCGACCGCAGCGCCCCGATCTGCCGCGCAATGGCCAGGCCGCCGGATTCACCAACCCGATTGATGTATTACTGGCCCGCACGCGCGAGCAGCATGGCCTGGCGCCCAACAGCAGCGCCGACAAGGGAGTTCTGCTGCGGCGGCTGTACTTGGACCTGATCGGCTTGCCACCGACGCGTGAGGAACTGCGCAGCTTTGTCGCCGACCAGGCTCCGGACGCCTATGAGCGAGTGGTCGAGCAATTGTTGGCGCGACCGCAATACGGCGAGCGATGGGCCCGTCATTGGATGGACGTCTGGCGCTATGCCGATTGGGCCGGCTTTGGCAAAGAAGTGCGCGATAGCCAGCCCCATATCTGGCATTGGCGCGACTGGATCGTGGAATCGCTCAACGCCGATCGCGGCTACGACCGCATGATCGTCGAGATGCTGGCCGGCGACGAGCTGGCGCCCGACGATCCGCAGACCTTGCGGGCCACGGGGTATCTCGCGCGCAACTGGTATCGCTTCAATCGCAACGTGTGGCTCGACAATACGGTCGAGCACATGGGCAAGGCCTTCTTGGGAATCACGCTCAACTGCGCCCGCTGCCATGATCACCGCTACGATCCGATTGCGCAGCGCGATTATTACCGCATGCGGGCCTTCTTCGAACCGTACGAAGTGCGCGTCGATCGCTTGGCCAGCCAGCCCAACATCGAGACGGACGGCATCGCCCGCGTTTACGACGCACATCACGATCGGAAGACGTTTCTGTTTGTGCGCGGTCTGGATACTCAGCCGAAGGAAGACGATCCGTTGTCGCCGGGCGTGCCCGACGTGTTGGCCGCTGCGGGTGTCAAGATCGAGAGCGTGCACCTGCCGGCGGCCTCTTACAATCCGGGCCTGAAATCTTACGTTCGCGACGACCTGCTCGCGCAATCGCGCGCGGCGCTAGAAAAGGGAACTGCCAGCCTGGCCGAAGCGCAAGCAAAGCTGGCGGCGGCACGCGACAGCCTGGCCAAGGCCGATGCGCCGCAGGCAACCACGGCCGTAGCGACCGAGACGCCCAATACGCAGGGAGAAACCGACGCGCAGCGCGCAGCCGCCGCGGCACTTGCCACAGAGACTGCCGCCACGGCGCTGGCCGATAAACATTTGTCGACCGTTACCGCCGAGCTGGCCAGCGTCACGGCGCGGATCACGGCCGACAACGCGAAATACGCCTTGCCCCCCGCCGCCGATCTGGCGGACCGTACGTCCGAGGCGGTCGCGGCCACCAACCGCGCCACGATCGCCGCCGCCGAAGAGACGCTGCTGGCCGCCGAGCAGAAGGTTGCCGGCGCGCCGCCTGCCGAATCGGCCGACGACAAGGCGAAGCAAGAGCGCAAGAAAGCCGAAGAGGCCGTGACCGCCGCGCGCACAAAGCTCGACACGGCTCGGGCCGAGGCCGAAAAGCGCAGCGACTATCCGCCGCTCGACAAGCTCTATCCAACGACCAGCACCGGTCGGCGGTTGGCGTTGGCACGTTGGATTGCCAATCGCGAAAACCCTCTGACGGCGCGGGTGGCGATCAATCATTTGTGGATGCATCATTTTGGCGAACCGCTGGTGCCGACCGTGTTCGACTTTGGGCTCAATGGCAAGCCGCGCGCCCATCCCGAGTTGCACGATTGGCTGGCGGTCGAGTTCATGGATCGCGGCTGGAGCATGAAGGCCATTCACCGACTGATCGTCAACTCGCAAGCCTATCGCATGCGCTCGACCACCGAAGCCAATGATCCGCGCCGGCAAATCGATCCTGACAACAAGCTGCTGTGGCATGCCAACCCTCGGCGGATGGAAGCCGAAACGGTGCGCGATTGCGTGCTATGCGTGGCCGGCCAGTTAGACCTGGCTGCCGGCGGCCCCGATTTGGAATACGGCAAGGGCCTGACACTGCCGCGACGCAGCTTGTATTTCCAGCACGCCAACGAAAAGCAGATGACCTTTCTGAAGGTCTTTGACGTCGCGGGGGTGACGGAATGCTACCGTCGCAGCGAGAGCATCGTGCCGCAGCAGGCGCTGGCCCTGGCAAACAGCCCGCTGGCGCTAGAACAGTCGCGGCGGTTGGCCGACAAACTTTGGCAGGAAGCCGTGGCGACAACGGATGGCGCCGCCGACCGGTTCATTCGCGCGGCGTTCGAGCAGATCCTGTCGCGCGCCCCGAGAGCGGATGAGCTGGCGATGGCCACGCAATTCTTGCAGACGCAGGCCGAGCGACTGGCAGACCCTGCACGGTTGACGGCCTTTGCCGGCGGCGAAGCCGCGGCGGTCAAGCCGGCCGACGATCCCCACATGCGAGCTCGCCAGGACCTGGTACACGTGCTGCTGAACCACAACGATTTTGTCACGATTCGGTAACGAGGACTTGCAGTGAATTCCCAACGACCCACCAACGGCTGTCGCGGCATGCATCGCCGCGCGTTCCTGGCCGACGTCGGCATGGGATTTACCGGGCTGGCGCTCGGGGCGATGCTCGCGCGCGATAATATCGTCCGCGCCGCGGATGCCGCGAGCACGTGGAGTCCGCCCGACGGTCAGCCGCACTTTCGACCGCGAGTTAAGAATGTGATTTGGCTGTTCATGATTGGCGGCACCAGCCACATGGAGAGCTTCGACCCGAAGCCCGCGCTGAATACGTACGCCGGCAAGACGGTAGCCGACACGCCCTTCGACGATCCCGTCGCCTCGCCCCTGGTAGCCAAAAACCTGCGCGAGATCGTGCCGGGCTTGCACCATCCGCATCCGCAAATCTATCCGCTGCAGATCGGCTATCAGAAGCGCGGGCAGAGCGGCATCGAAATCAGCGACTGGTGGCCCCACCTGGGCGAGTGCGTCGACGATATGGCGATCGTCCGCTCGATGTGGACCACCGACAACAATCACGGCGCCCAGTTGCAGTTTCACACCGGCCGGCATTCGCTGGAAGGTTTCTTTCCCACGATCGGTTCCTGGGTGCATTACGGTCTGGGCTCGTTGAACGACGACTTGCCGCAATTCGTCGCCATGGGAACGCCGATCGCCGATTGTTGCGGCGGCGTCGGCGGGCATGGCGGAAATTATCTAGGACCGGAACATGATGCGGTGCACCTGGCCGTCGATCCGAAGAACCCGTTGCCGTTCGCGGCGCCGGGACCGGATGTGTTCCGCGAAGAACAGGCGGGCGAGTTCGAACTGCTCGGCCGGCTGAACCGGCTGGCCGCAGTTGAATATCCGGATGACGCGGCCCTACGCGCGCGGATCAAATCATACGAGCTGGCGTTCCGCATGCAGATGGCGGTGCCTGAGGTATTGCGATTCGACGACGAGACGCAGCAGACACACGCGATGTACGGTTTGGAGCGGCCCGAGACGGCCACGTTCGGGCAGCAATGCCTCACGGCACGGCGGCTGGTGGAACGCGGCACGCGTTTCGTGCAAATCTTTCACGGCAGCAACGGCGGCGCCGGCGCGTGGGATGCGCACGGCCAGCTCAAGGTAGGGCATACGAAGTTGTGCGGCGAGGTCGATCAACCGATCGCCGCCTTGTTGAAGGATCTCAAGCAGCGGGGCTTGCTGGACGAGACGCTGGTGGTATGGGGCACCGAGTTCGGTCGCACGCCGGGGGCACAGAACGCCGACGGCCGCGACCATCATCCGTATGGCTTTTCTGTCTGGCTGGCCGGCGGAGGAATTAAACGGGGCGTGGTCCACGGCGCAACAGATGAACTCGGATTCCATGCCGTCGAGAATCGACACTACGTGACCGATCTGCACGCCACGGTGCTCGATCAACTGGGGCTTGATCCGCGACGGTTGGAAGTGCCCGGTCGCAAGCGATTGGAAATCGATTTCGGCAAGCCCATCCGCGAGATTATCGCATAGCTAAAAGGTCACACGTTGCGCAGAGCCAAGCCATGAAACCGAATCGCGCGACGATGGGTTGCCGCGGCATACGGCGCCGCACGTTTCTGGCCGATGTCGGCATGGGCTTTACGGGGCTGGCGCTGGGGGCGATGCTGGCGCGCGACAATATCGTCCGCGCCGCGGATGTCGCGCCAACGTGGGAAGCGCCCGATGGCCAGCCGCATTTTTCGCCACGCGTAAAAAATGTGATCTGGCTCTTCATGGTCGGCGGCACCAGCCATATGGAGAGCTTTGATCCCAAGCCCGCGCTGAATACCTACGCCGGCAAGACGGTAGCCGAAACGCCGCTCGAAGATCCTGTCGCCTCGCCGCTAACGAAGAAGAACCTACGCGAGTTCGTCCCGGGTCTGCACCATCCGCAGCCCCTCATCTATCCACTGCAGATCGGCTATCAGAAGCGTGGGCAAAGCGGCATCGAGATGAGCGACTGGTGGCCGCACCTGGCCGAATGCGTGGACGACCTGGCGATCGTCCGCTCGATGTGGACCACCGATAACGATCATGGCGCGCAATTGCAGTTTCACACAGGCCGGCACTCGCTGGAGGGGCAGTTCCCGACGATCGGCTCGTGGGTGCACTACGGTCTGGGCTCACTCAACGATGACTTGCCACAATTCGTCGCCATGGGAACGCCACTGGCCGACTGTTGCGGTGGCGTCGGCGGACACGGCGCAAACTATTTAGGCCCCGAGCA from Pirellulales bacterium encodes the following:
- the tpiA gene encoding triose-phosphate isomerase — protein: MRRPLIAGNWKMNLQRAGAVALAQAVASKAGEYTAVDLLVCPPNVYLDVVGAALKGSAVALGAQNVYPEPYGAFTGETCSEMLVDLGCRYVILGHSERRHIMGETDDQVRGKTVAALAAGLTPIVCVGETLDQRSAGQTHNVIRDQINGSLAGLSAEDCTRTVIAYEPVWAIGTGQVATPEQAQEVHANLRRVLAERYNAGTSEKVRILYGGSVKASNAGILLAQPDIDGALVGGASLKADDFLGIAAAAR
- the aroF gene encoding 3-deoxy-7-phosphoheptulonate synthase, yielding MIIVLKPNVTEAQIEHVVARVEALGLKAHLSRGTFRTIVGVIGDEAKTQVAPLEAIPGVAQVVPILPPYKLASLEAHPEPSVVDVAGVKIGGGYLGMIAGPCAVENADRMDKIASAVKAAGANILRGGAFKPRTSPYAFQGLGEDGLKILRETGDKYGMPIVTEVMDPRRVELVDRYTDMFQIGARNMQNFNLLTEVGQTRRPVLLKRGMSASIKDLLMSAEYILAQGNPGVVLCERGIKSFDNATRNLFDVAAVPLAKTLSHLPIIVDPSHATGRPDLIPACALAGIAAGADGVHIEVHNCPEEALSDGEQALLPEQYAELAEQMRKLAELLGKSISQPAGATV
- a CDS encoding PSD1 and planctomycete cytochrome C domain-containing protein encodes the protein MLKFRVALLCLSVGVAPAIDSSFAAAPDVDYVRDVKPLLARHCETCHGALKQEAGLRLDLAARIRQGGDSGAAIVPGNGAGSLLVEAVTRTENRMPADGDPLTADEISILRRWIDAGATAPDEAAPPDPRQHWAFVRPQRPDLPRNGQAAGFTNPIDVLLARTREQHGLAPNSSADKGVLLRRLYLDLIGLPPTREELRSFVADQAPDAYERVVEQLLARPQYGERWARHWMDVWRYADWAGFGKEVRDSQPHIWHWRDWIVESLNADRGYDRMIVEMLAGDELAPDDPQTLRATGYLARNWYRFNRNVWLDNTVEHMGKAFLGITLNCARCHDHRYDPIAQRDYYRMRAFFEPYEVRVDRLASQPNIETDGIARVYDAHHDRKTFLFVRGLDTQPKEDDPLSPGVPDVLAAAGVKIESVHLPAASYNPGLKSYVRDDLLAQSRAALEKGTASLAEAQAKLAAARDSLAKADAPQATTAVATETPNTQGETDAQRAAAAALATETAATALADKHLSTVTAELASVTARITADNAKYALPPAADLADRTSEAVAATNRATIAAAEETLLAAEQKVAGAPPAESADDKAKQERKKAEEAVTAARTKLDTARAEAEKRSDYPPLDKLYPTTSTGRRLALARWIANRENPLTARVAINHLWMHHFGEPLVPTVFDFGLNGKPRAHPELHDWLAVEFMDRGWSMKAIHRLIVNSQAYRMRSTTEANDPRRQIDPDNKLLWHANPRRMEAETVRDCVLCVAGQLDLAAGGPDLEYGKGLTLPRRSLYFQHANEKQMTFLKVFDVAGVTECYRRSESIVPQQALALANSPLALEQSRRLADKLWQEAVATTDGAADRFIRAAFEQILSRAPRADELAMATQFLQTQAERLADPARLTAFAGGEAAAVKPADDPHMRARQDLVHVLLNHNDFVTIR
- a CDS encoding DUF1501 domain-containing protein, with the protein product MNSQRPTNGCRGMHRRAFLADVGMGFTGLALGAMLARDNIVRAADAASTWSPPDGQPHFRPRVKNVIWLFMIGGTSHMESFDPKPALNTYAGKTVADTPFDDPVASPLVAKNLREIVPGLHHPHPQIYPLQIGYQKRGQSGIEISDWWPHLGECVDDMAIVRSMWTTDNNHGAQLQFHTGRHSLEGFFPTIGSWVHYGLGSLNDDLPQFVAMGTPIADCCGGVGGHGGNYLGPEHDAVHLAVDPKNPLPFAAPGPDVFREEQAGEFELLGRLNRLAAVEYPDDAALRARIKSYELAFRMQMAVPEVLRFDDETQQTHAMYGLERPETATFGQQCLTARRLVERGTRFVQIFHGSNGGAGAWDAHGQLKVGHTKLCGEVDQPIAALLKDLKQRGLLDETLVVWGTEFGRTPGAQNADGRDHHPYGFSVWLAGGGIKRGVVHGATDELGFHAVENRHYVTDLHATVLDQLGLDPRRLEVPGRKRLEIDFGKPIREIIA